GTCCACAATCGACTGGCGGGCGGCACTGCGAATCATCGTGGCATCGAAGCACCGGGTGTGCTCCGGGAAATGAAAGCGCCGAATCCAGGTCACGGTTTCGCGGCCCAAGGGATCTTGGTACGCGTAGTTTTCGATGCGAAACGGCACATTATGCCCCGTCTCCGGGAAGGTGATGTGGCGCGCCAAGCCCGCTCGCAAAAACGGCTGCGTGAAAAACGGCCCGTGCCACACCCGTTCCATCACGCCCTCGCCCACAAACGCGCGATGGTCGCCGCTGCTAAAGCCCAGCCGCTCCTGAATGCGCGGGTGCAGCTTCTCAAAGTCGGCGCCCAGCTGCTGCTGATAGATGGAAGACATGGCAGGAAACGTAGTGAATGTTAAGCAGTGGCTACGGGATTTTCCCGCGGCACGCTCGCGGCAGTGCGCGGGCTTTCCATCGGCCGACGCAGGCACCGCGTGGCACTGGGCACTAGTTCCGTCGGAATCAGCAGCGCCACCGCGGCCAGCGCCACCAGCGCCAGGTTCAGCGTGAGCGGATTGAAAGGCGCCACAAACACCGCCGGCTGGCTGAATAGCGCCCCCGCGCCCAGTACCACCAGCCCCAGCATGTTCAGCCAGTACACCGGCCGCAGCCGCTGCATCGGCAGCACCCAAAACAGCAGCCCGAACAGGATTTCGCCCACGCCCACCGCCGAGGCCACGGTGCGCGCCGCGCCCGCCGAAAAACCCGCGCCCTGCAAAATGCTCAGCTCACCGGTGTCCGGGTACAGCAGCTTGGGCACCACGCCCTGATACATCCACACAAAGCCCAGTGTGAACCGCACCAGAGCCGTTATCAGCGCCAAAGCCCGCGATACCGCCGGCCGCTGCCCCTGCTCCAGCCACAGCCGCAGGCTGTCGAAGCTCCAGGCCGTGGCCCAACCGATGAGCGGCCGAAACACCAGCCGGTCGAGCCACTCCCCCGCCGCGCCAAAACGCGTCTGGTAATCGTAGCGCGTGAAAAACCGCAGGCCGTCCTCCATTGGCACGTACTTCCAGAAGCCCGCGCCTTCGCGAATCAGCGACACCTTTTCGTCAGACCAAAACTTGAGCACCGAGGTACGCTCTCCGTTCTTCTCATTCGTGCCGAGGCTTTCGCCGCAGCCGGCCACGCCCAGCCCAAACCCGATGCGCGTGGCGTACAGAAACTGCTGCGGCTCGGCCTCCGATGGGCGCGGCAAGTACTCTATTTCGGTGAAGCGCAGGTCCCACTGCTGGTGCAGTTCGGGCTGCTGGGTGTGCGCCCACAGCTGCTCCATGGAGCAGCGCATTCGGGCTTCTACGTAAATCGAGGGCCTCTTCATTTGGTATAATGAAGGTAGGCAGGAAGGGCCGGGCACCCAAGCATTTCGGGCACCCGCGAGAGAATAAACTGCTTGGATTATTACTCCAGTGCCTGGGCCAGGTCGGCCAGCAACTCTTCCACGGGCTCGATGCCCACGCTCAGGCGCACCAGTCCTACGGTGATTCCCAACTCGGCGCGCTGCGCCTCGGTCAGGGCCCGGTGCGAGGTAGTGAGCGGGTGCGAGCACGACGAGTCCACACCCGCCAGCGAAGGCGCGAACGGAAACCGCTGGCTGCGCTGCATAAACCGGTTCACGGCCGCCTCATCAGCCAGCCGAAACGATATCATGCCGCCAAACCGGCCGCCGCCCTGCGCTACCGCCAGCGCGTGCTGCGGGTGCGCGGGCAGGCCCGGGTAATACACCGCCTCCACGGCCGGGTGCTCGTCCAGAAACTCGGCCACCAGCCAGGCATTTTCGGAGTGGGCGGCCATGCGCAGGCGCAGCGTTTTGAGGCCGCGCACGCTCAGCCAGCTTTCCATGGGGCTTAGGGTGAGGCCGTACACCGTCACGATTTGGCGCAGGCGCGCGGCATCTTCGGCCGAGCGGGCCACCACGGCCCCGGCCGTCACGTCGGAGTGGCCGGCGAGGTATTTGGTCACGCTGTGCATCACTAGGTCGGCACCATATGCCAGCGGCTTGGTGAGCACGGGCGAGGCAAACGTGTTGTCGACCACCAGCTTCAGGCCGTGCGCGTGGCATTCGGTGGCAACGCGGTGCAGGTCCACCACGCGCAGCAGCGGGTTGCTCATGGTTTCGCAGAGCAGCAGCCGGGTTGCCAGCGTCACGTGGGCCTTCAGGTCATACAGCTCCTCAAAC
This DNA window, taken from Hymenobacter sp. 5317J-9, encodes the following:
- a CDS encoding DoxX-like family protein codes for the protein MKRPSIYVEARMRCSMEQLWAHTQQPELHQQWDLRFTEIEYLPRPSEAEPQQFLYATRIGFGLGVAGCGESLGTNEKNGERTSVLKFWSDEKVSLIREGAGFWKYVPMEDGLRFFTRYDYQTRFGAAGEWLDRLVFRPLIGWATAWSFDSLRLWLEQGQRPAVSRALALITALVRFTLGFVWMYQGVVPKLLYPDTGELSILQGAGFSAGAARTVASAVGVGEILFGLLFWVLPMQRLRPVYWLNMLGLVVLGAGALFSQPAVFVAPFNPLTLNLALVALAAVALLIPTELVPSATRCLRRPMESPRTAASVPRENPVATA
- a CDS encoding DUF4166 domain-containing protein, whose product is MSSIYQQQLGADFEKLHPRIQERLGFSSGDHRAFVGEGVMERVWHGPFFTQPFLRAGLARHITFPETGHNVPFRIENYAYQDPLGRETVTWIRRFHFPEHTRCFDATMIRSAARQSIVDYLGTHQHVAVDIDMAVTERGGLRLRSGAQRFREGRLAFRLPGVLAALADVEEWYDDAADCYRIEVVVRNPVLGKLFGYTGSFRSSWHSVVPEHIPAHALPLRYEARE
- a CDS encoding aminotransferase class I/II-fold pyridoxal phosphate-dependent enzyme, which produces MDFSTIQPKVTPIYQTSVFKFEDLHAIQEYIDDPQSRYMYSRNGNPNSDELAEAVSRWEGGTGAVVTGSGMAAIFAALMTYCRAGDHVLCAADIYGGSAALLNLELARLGITVSYVPFEELYDLKAHVTLATRLLLCETMSNPLLRVVDLHRVATECHAHGLKLVVDNTFASPVLTKPLAYGADLVMHSVTKYLAGHSDVTAGAVVARSAEDAARLRQIVTVYGLTLSPMESWLSVRGLKTLRLRMAAHSENAWLVAEFLDEHPAVEAVYYPGLPAHPQHALAVAQGGGRFGGMISFRLADEAAVNRFMQRSQRFPFAPSLAGVDSSCSHPLTTSHRALTEAQRAELGITVGLVRLSVGIEPVEELLADLAQALE